The following coding sequences lie in one Moritella viscosa genomic window:
- the udk gene encoding uridine kinase, which yields MNNTSNSCVIIAIAGASASGKSLLSSTIYNELVAEFGESQIAVITEDCYYRDQSHLEMEERVKTNYDHPQAMDHKLLCSHLQGLSDGKAVEIPTYSYTEHTRMAEATKLTPKKVIILEGILLLTDPNIRNIIHASVFMETPLDICFIRRLQRDVAERGRTMESVIEQYNDTVRPMFLQFIEPSKQYADLIVPRGGKNRFAIDTLKAKICQLLNN from the coding sequence ATGAATAATACATCTAACTCTTGTGTGATCATCGCAATCGCAGGTGCTTCTGCATCTGGTAAAAGCTTACTTTCGTCAACAATCTATAATGAGCTTGTTGCTGAATTTGGTGAATCACAAATTGCAGTCATTACCGAAGATTGTTATTACCGTGATCAAAGTCACCTCGAGATGGAAGAGCGAGTTAAAACAAATTATGACCATCCACAAGCGATGGATCATAAGTTATTGTGCAGTCATTTACAGGGTTTAAGTGACGGCAAGGCAGTAGAAATACCTACGTATAGCTATACAGAACATACGCGTATGGCTGAAGCAACTAAATTGACACCCAAGAAAGTGATCATCTTAGAAGGTATTTTGTTACTGACAGATCCAAATATCCGTAACATAATTCACGCAAGTGTATTTATGGAAACACCGTTAGACATTTGTTTTATCCGTCGTTTACAGCGTGATGTTGCTGAACGTGGCAGAACAATGGAATCGGTAATTGAACAATACAATGACACGGTTCGTCCAATGTTCTTACAGTTCATTGAACCATCAAAACAATATGCGGATCTTATTGTACCGCGTGGTGGTAAAAACCGCTTCGCGATTGATACATTAAAAGCAAAAATTTGCCAGTTATTAAACAACTAA